The following DNA comes from Nocardioides sp. JQ2195.
CTCGACGTCCAGCAGTTCCTCGTCGAGTTCGCGCCGGTGCTGGGGATCCCCGACGCGCTGCTGCCGACCTATCTCGAGGAGGTGGCCAGCACGTTGGCGTCGTGCGCGTGGAAGCTCGAGCACTCCACGACCACCGTCGAGGAGCTGCTGCACGCCGACCACCAGGAGATCGAGGCGGCGATGACCGAAGGGCATCCCGCATTCGTGGCCAACAACGGCCGGATCGGCTACGGCAGCGACGACTACGCGGCGTACGCCCCGGAGACGGGCAGCGCGGTGCGACTGGTCTGGGTGGCCGTACGCCGCTCGCTGGCCGCCCTGTCGCTGGGCAGCGGGCTCACCGAGGACGACCTCTACCGCGACGAGCTGGGTGCGGGGACGCTGCGTCGCTTCGCGACTGCCCTGGCCGACCTCGGTCTCGCCGCGGCGGACTACCTCTACCTCCCGCTGCACCCCTGGCAGTGGATCAACCGCGTGACGATCACGTTCGCGCCCGACGTGGCCCGGCGCGACATCGTGTTCCTCGGCGAAGGTGACGACGACTACCGCGCCCAGCAGTCGATCCGCACGTTCTTCAACACCAGCGCGCCCGAGCGGCACTACGTGAAGACCGCACTGGCGATCCAGAACATGGGCTTCCTGCGAGGGCTCTCCCCGAAGTACATGGCGGTCACGCCGGCCATCAACGACTGGGTGCACGACCTGGTCGCGGGCGACGAGGAGCTGCGGGCACGGGGCTTCCGGGTGCTGCGTGAGTGCGCTGCGATCGGCTACACGGGCGACGCGTTCCACGCCCTGGGTGCCACCTCGCCCTACCAGAAGATGCTGGCCGCCCTGTGGCGCGAGAGCCCACTGCCCAAGCTGGCCGATGGCGAACGCCTGGCCACGATGGCCTCGCTGCTGCACCGCGACGCCAAGGGGTCGTCGTTGGCGTCGGCGATGGTCGCCGCGTCCGGGCGCAGTCCCCAGGAGTGGCTGGGCAGCTATCTCGACGCCTACCTGCGTCCCCTGGTGCACTGCCTCCTGCGCTACGACCTGGCGTTCATGCCCCACGGGGAGAACCTGGTCATGGTGATCCGCGACCACACACCGGTGGCGATGTTCATGAAGGACATCGGGGAGGAGGTCGCCGTGATGGGAGACCTGGCCCTGCCGCCCGAGGTCGAGCGGATCCGGGCCTCGGTCCCCGTCGACGAGCAGTCGCTGGCCATCCACACCGACGTCTTCGACGGCTTCTTCCGACACCTGGCCACGATCCTCGACGAGGACGGTGTCCTCCCCGGGTCCGCCTTCTGGTCCGAGGTGCGGGCCTGCCTCGACCGGCACCTCGCCGACCACCCCGAGCTGGCTGACGCGGCCGCGAGGCACGACCTCACCCGGGCCACGTTCCGGCACAGCTGCCTGAACCGGCTGCAGCTGCGCAACACCCTGCAGATGGTGGACCTGGCCGACCAGGCGGCATCCCTGATGTTCGCTGGAGAGTTGGCCAATCCCGTGGGTGCTGGAAGGGTTGGGACGTGAACACCCCACCGCTGTGCAGGCCCGGCTCATGAGCTCCGAGGTGATCCACGACGCCTTCGGCATCCCGCACATCAGGGCCGACTCGCTCGAGGAGCTGGCCTTCGCGCAGGGGCACGAGATGGCCCGGGCCCGGGCGGCCCAGATCGAGCTCGAGAGGTTGCGCAGCGAGGGTGGGACCGCGGCCCACCTCGGTCCGGCCGGGCTCGAGTGGGACCGCTTCTCGCGTCGTGCGGGGATCGACGCGCTGGCCCAGCGCGCGTTCGACACCGTCGACGACGAGACCCGTGACTTCCTGGTCGCCTTCACCGACGGCATCAACGTGGCGTTCCGCGACCGGCGCTGGATGCCGTGGACCCCGCTCGGCGTCTTCCTCGTGCAGCAGGTGCAGTTCGGTTCCTACCCCTCGAAGCTGTGGCGCGACCGCGTCGCGCGGCGACTCGGCCCCGCCGGTCTGCGCGCCCTGTCGGTCGAGCCGCCGGCGGCCGCAGGATCCAACGCGTTCGCGCTGACCGGTGCACGCACGGCCACCGGCTCACCGATCGTGGCCGGCGACCCGCACCGGGTCTTCGAGGCGCCCAACGTCTACCTCCAGACCCACCTGGCCTGCCCCGACTTCGACGTCGTCGGGTTCACCTTCCCCGGTGTCCCGGGCATCCAGCACTTCGGCCACACCGGCTCCGTGGCCTGGGGCCTGACCAACGCGATGGGCGACTACCAGGACCTGTACGCCGAGCAGCTCGAGGTCCGCGACGGCGTCCTGTCGGCCCTGGGCCCGGACGGCTGGGCACCGGTCGAGGTGCGTGAGGAGACCATCGACGTCCTCGACGACGAGCCCGAGGTGATCGAGGTCGTGGTCACCGAGCGCGGACCGATCGTCTTCGACGACCAGCCGGTCGCGTTGCGCACGGCGTCGTACGCCCTGGGCGACCTCGGCTTCGGCGCCCTGCTGCCCCTGCTCCGCTCCCGCAGCGTCACCGAGGTCGAGGCGGCCCTCGAGCACTGGGTGGAGCCACTGAACAACTGGGTGGTCGCCGACACGGCCGGCGTCGTGCGGCACCGCGTGGCCGGCAGGGTGCCCGAGCGCGACCTCGCGAACCGCTTCGGCATCGTGCCCGCAGCCGAGCCCCGCCACGTGTGGACCGGCTGGGTCGACGAGATGCCCGTGGTCGACCCCGGCGACCAGGGCCGGGTGGTCACCGCCAACGAGCGCACCACGCCGGCGTACGACGCGATCAGCAGTCACTTCGCCGAGCCCTGGCGAGCCGACCGGATCAGCCAGCTGCTGGACGAGCGCGACGACTGGAGCGCCGACGACGCGATCCGGCCGTTGACCGACGTCCGCCAGCTCGGGGCCGAGGCCCTGCTGGAGGCCCTGGCCGCGCTCCCGGAGGTCTCACCGACCGCGGAGCTGCTGCGCGGGACCCTGGCGGCCTGGGACCTCGAGATGGCCGTCGACAGCCCCGGCGCCGCGGTCTTCAACGCTGTGCGCGAGCAGTTCGTGCACCATCTGTGCGGCACCGGGCCGCTGCAGAGGCTGGCCGACGTCGATGTCCACGGCGTGATGCACCGGCCGTGGCTCTCGACTGCCTCCCGGGTCGGTCAGTCCATCCCACAACTCCTCGTGCACGGGCATGAGCTCGACATCGACGTGCCGGCACTGCTGCGCGCCTCGCTCGAGGCGGCTGCCACGGACGTCCGCCCGTGGGGCGAGCGCCATGGCTTCGGGCCGTTGACCGGCCTGGCTCAGTTCGGCCTCGACGACGAAGCCGTGCCCGTGGCCGGGGTGCCGTTGCCCGGCGACGCCAGCTCGGTCGCCGCCAACGGCTGGATCCCCGGCACCGACACGGCGGTCCGTGGGCCGGTGGCTCGATATGTCTGGGACCTGGCTGATCGCGACCGGAGCCGCTGGGCGGTCCCCCTCGGCAGCAGCGGCGTCCCCGGCAGCCCCCACGAGGCCGACCAGTTCGAGGCCTGGGCCAGCGGCACGCTGCTCCCCGTCACCACCGACTGGAAGGTGCTCCGCGAGGACGCCGCCCGTCGTTCGAGAACCACCACGGAACAGGACCGATGACGACCACTCTCAACGCCCGGATTGTCCTTCGGCCCGTCGACCCGGCCACCGACAGCGCCCTGCTGCACCGGTGGGTCACCGAGGAGCGCGCCCGGTTCTGGGGCATGCTCGACCGCTCCGTGGCCGAGGTCGAGGAGATCTACGCCTACATCGACGAGCAGGACCACCTGGCGGCACACCTCGTCTGCTGGGACGACGAACCGTGGGCACTGTTCCAGACCTACGACCCGGCCGTCGACGAGATCGGCCAGTTCTATGACCGCCTGCCCGGTGACATCGGCGTCCACCTGCTGATCGGCCCCGGCAAGCGCCCGGAAGGCTTCACCGACGCCCTCTTCGCACACCTCACGACCTGGGTGTTCTCCGACCCGAAGGTGCAGCGCGTGGTGCTCGAGCCTGACGTGCGCAACGAGAAGTCGCTCAACATCCTGGGCAGGCTGGACATGCAGGTCGGCCCCCAGGTCGCCATGCCGGAGAAGAAGGCGCAGTTCGTCTTCCTCTCCCGGGCCGACTGGACCGCCGCCGGCTGAGGAGGTCGCCGGTCGAGGACGCGAAGACCTCAGACCGCGAGGTCGGCCACTGCGCGCAGGCGCGGACGGGAGCCGATCCGCTGCTGCACGAAGTCGGCAACGAGGTCGATCGCCCCACTGCTCTCGGGGAGGAGGTCACCCAGCACCGGGAAGGCGTGCACCTGGCCCTCCCAGATGTGGGTGGTGACCGACACCCCGGCACGCTGCAGTCGCTGCGTCATCAGCTCCGCGTCGTAGCGAAGGATCTCGTCGGCAGCGCAGATGATCATCGTCGGCGGCAGCTTGGCGAGGTCGCGGTTCACCGGCGACATGGCGGGGTCGTGGATCGGCTTGCCCGTGACCAGGCGGGCGATGGCGTCGAGGCGACGCGAGGGGATGTAGTGGTCACGCCGCGCGTTCTCGTGGTTGCGGCGCTCGGTGTTGTCGAACTCCAACCACGGCGACAGGCCGACCACACCGGCGAGCGCGATGCCTTGGCCAGCCGCCTCGAGCGCGACGGCGAAGGCCAGGTGACCGCCGGCCGAGTCACCCGCGAGCACGAGCTGGTCCGGGTCGAAGCCCCGCTCCACCATCCAGTTGGTGGCGTCGACACAGTCGG
Coding sequences within:
- a CDS encoding IucA/IucC family protein; this translates as MNVDVSHLTPENLAAAQRSLVCKAIAEFSHERLLTPVPRGTTFSLDSPDGSVRYGFVARRHELEHWSIDRDSLVRTVDDEERPLDVQQFLVEFAPVLGIPDALLPTYLEEVASTLASCAWKLEHSTTTVEELLHADHQEIEAAMTEGHPAFVANNGRIGYGSDDYAAYAPETGSAVRLVWVAVRRSLAALSLGSGLTEDDLYRDELGAGTLRRFATALADLGLAAADYLYLPLHPWQWINRVTITFAPDVARRDIVFLGEGDDDYRAQQSIRTFFNTSAPERHYVKTALAIQNMGFLRGLSPKYMAVTPAINDWVHDLVAGDEELRARGFRVLRECAAIGYTGDAFHALGATSPYQKMLAALWRESPLPKLADGERLATMASLLHRDAKGSSLASAMVAASGRSPQEWLGSYLDAYLRPLVHCLLRYDLAFMPHGENLVMVIRDHTPVAMFMKDIGEEVAVMGDLALPPEVERIRASVPVDEQSLAIHTDVFDGFFRHLATILDEDGVLPGSAFWSEVRACLDRHLADHPELADAAARHDLTRATFRHSCLNRLQLRNTLQMVDLADQAASLMFAGELANPVGAGRVGT
- a CDS encoding penicillin acylase family protein, with protein sequence MSSEVIHDAFGIPHIRADSLEELAFAQGHEMARARAAQIELERLRSEGGTAAHLGPAGLEWDRFSRRAGIDALAQRAFDTVDDETRDFLVAFTDGINVAFRDRRWMPWTPLGVFLVQQVQFGSYPSKLWRDRVARRLGPAGLRALSVEPPAAAGSNAFALTGARTATGSPIVAGDPHRVFEAPNVYLQTHLACPDFDVVGFTFPGVPGIQHFGHTGSVAWGLTNAMGDYQDLYAEQLEVRDGVLSALGPDGWAPVEVREETIDVLDDEPEVIEVVVTERGPIVFDDQPVALRTASYALGDLGFGALLPLLRSRSVTEVEAALEHWVEPLNNWVVADTAGVVRHRVAGRVPERDLANRFGIVPAAEPRHVWTGWVDEMPVVDPGDQGRVVTANERTTPAYDAISSHFAEPWRADRISQLLDERDDWSADDAIRPLTDVRQLGAEALLEALAALPEVSPTAELLRGTLAAWDLEMAVDSPGAAVFNAVREQFVHHLCGTGPLQRLADVDVHGVMHRPWLSTASRVGQSIPQLLVHGHELDIDVPALLRASLEAAATDVRPWGERHGFGPLTGLAQFGLDDEAVPVAGVPLPGDASSVAANGWIPGTDTAVRGPVARYVWDLADRDRSRWAVPLGSSGVPGSPHEADQFEAWASGTLLPVTTDWKVLREDAARRSRTTTEQDR
- a CDS encoding GNAT family N-acetyltransferase; translated protein: MTTTLNARIVLRPVDPATDSALLHRWVTEERARFWGMLDRSVAEVEEIYAYIDEQDHLAAHLVCWDDEPWALFQTYDPAVDEIGQFYDRLPGDIGVHLLIGPGKRPEGFTDALFAHLTTWVFSDPKVQRVVLEPDVRNEKSLNILGRLDMQVGPQVAMPEKKAQFVFLSRADWTAAG
- a CDS encoding alpha/beta hydrolase, whose amino-acid sequence is MIEVHQRDSLRSVVVGTAAKAVARPFMRWFPVSGPIAPLRHSIDLGARLAPRHRDTRHETISGEGWTGELVAPRGASSGPGAIVYFHGGAFVFCGLATHRRIVEHLALRTGLPVLSVAYRQHDKALVDQSIADCVDATNWMVERGFDPDQLVLAGDSAGGHLAFAVALEAAGQGIALAGVVGLSPWLEFDNTERRNHENARRDHYIPSRRLDAIARLVTGKPIHDPAMSPVNRDLAKLPPTMIICAADEILRYDAELMTQRLQRAGVSVTTHIWEGQVHAFPVLGDLLPESSGAIDLVADFVQQRIGSRPRLRAVADLAV